The Xenopus tropicalis strain Nigerian chromosome 2, UCB_Xtro_10.0, whole genome shotgun sequence genome window below encodes:
- the trmt9b gene encoding uncharacterized protein LOC548667, translating to MEREANRLEREHVHSVYEKIAPYFSDKRYKAWPKVQEFLLAQEPASLIADIGCGNGKYLHINKEAFKVGCDYCLPLAEDARSHGYEVMVCDGLRLPYRNGCFDAVLSIGVIHHFSTKDRRIQAIREMSRILKIGGQIMIYVWAMEQKKRKFEKQDILVPWHLEAISPNTTSRKLSVDLSRSPNKDSSKVVMAKELQQRTKSASFGGDKAAGNIFRFKLLSRSLDSGLDVNSDGVSNNRKSEQPQPRSFLNRLEDFLPKSMQNFEINVIKMTESLLFPLHNMSSRGNGDEQIGSTEVIKDYSKVALPDMVSTHNDQSRKGSLNQNLSTKPASSCADKLENNAQLDRENHLVPSHGKGECFRYYHIFRKGELIELIEKFVPELHVVQTYFDHSNWCVVAEKIHLWEI from the exons ATGGAAAGAGAGGCAAATCGCCTGGAAAGAGAGCATGTCCACAGTGTTTATGAGAAGATTGCGCCTTACTTCAGTGACAAACGATACAAAGCCTGGCCCAAAGTCCAAGAATTCCTTCTAGCTCAGGAGCCTGCAAGCCTAATTGCTGATATAG GGTGTGGAAATGGAAAATATCTTCACATCAACAAAGAGGCATTTAAAGTGGGATGTGACTATTGCTTACCATTGGCAGAGGATGCCCGCAGTCATGGATACGAAGTAATGGTGTGTGATGGCCTTCGGCTGCCCTATCGTAACGGCTGCTTTGATGCTGTCCTTTCCATAGGAG TAATCCATCATTTTTCAACGAAAGACCGTCGCATTCAAGCCATTCGGGAGATGAGTAGGATTTTGAAAATTGGTGGGCAGATCATGATTTACGTTTGGGCAATggagcagaaaaaaagaaaatttgagaaacaagATATACTTGTTCCATGGCACCTGGAAGCTATTTCACCCAACACCACCTCTAGGAAACTATCTGTGGATCTATCAAGAAGTCCAAACAAGGACTCTAGCAAGGTGGTTATGGCTAAAGAATTACAGCAGAGGACTAAAAGTGCCTCGTTTGGGGGTGACAAGGCAGCTGGAAATATTTTTCGTTTCAAACTTTTATCAAGGTCTCTAGATTCAGGTTTAGATGTGAACAGTGATGGAGTGAGCAATAACAGAAAATCTGAACAGCCACAACCTAGAAGTTTTTTAAATCGCCTTGAAGATTTTCTACCAAAATCTATGCAAAATTTTgagataaatgtaataaaaatgactGAATCGCTCCTTTTCCCGCTGCACAACATGAGCAGTAGGGGCAATGGTGATGAACAAATCGGTAGTACGGAAGTTATCAAGGACTATAGTAAAGTTGCCTTACCAGATATGGTTTCCACTCATAACGACCAATCTAGAAAGGGTTCCCTGAACCAAAATCTTAGTACAAAACCTGCCAGTTCTTGTGCAGATAAATTGGAAAACAATGCCCAGCTGGATCGTGAGAATCATCTTGTCCCATCACATGGTAAAGGGGAGTGTTTTCGGTATTATCACATCTTCAGAAAGGGTGAACTAATTGAACTCATAGAAAAATTTGTACCAGAACTCCATGTCGTGCAGACGTATTTTGATCATTCCAATTGGTGCGTGGTTGCTGAGAAAATTCACCTTTGGGAGATCTGA